Proteins from a single region of Harpia harpyja isolate bHarHar1 chromosome 14, bHarHar1 primary haplotype, whole genome shotgun sequence:
- the LOC128151416 gene encoding uncharacterized protein LOC128151416, with product MRRAMARAAVGDDDYGEDPAVNELQRQAAGILGMEEALFVPTATMANLIAVMCHCQRRGAQLLLGRDSHLHLYEHGGAAQVAGVHSQALPDLPDGTFDLDRLELTVREAHGSRYHPRPELICLENTHSSAGGRVLPLTYLQQVRGLADHYGMQVHMDGARLMNAAVAQDVDPARITQHCDSVSLCFSKGLGAPAGAVLAGRREFVAEAWRVRKLLGGGMRQAGVLAAAARVGLEHAEATLRRDHNNARRFAEGIQELNSPICSVNLAAVETNIVMVSIRGGWLSPTELCEHLRAVSEEELAETGQAVSVLLFPWSAHTVRAVWHRDVSARDTELAKNKLEFVARKCQEKLALGLHPTPPSAGGA from the exons ATGCGCCGCGCCATGGCCCGCGCCGCCGTGGGCGACGACGACTACGGGGAGGACCCGGCGGTCAACG agctgcagcgcCAGGCCGCAGGGATCCTGGGGATGGAGGAGGCTCTTTTTGTGCCCACTGCCACGATGGCAAACCTCATCGCCG tgATGTGCCACTGCCAGCGCAGGGGGGCTCAGCTGCTCCTGGGCCGGGACTCCCACCTGCACCTCTACGAGCACGGCGGGGCCGCGCAG GTCGCCGGGGTCCACTCCCAGGCGCTGCCGGACCTGCCAGACGGCACCTTCGACCTGGACCGGCTGGAGCTGACCGTCCGTGAGGCCCACGGCAGCCGGTACCACCCGCGCCCCGAGCTCATCTGCCTGGAGAACACGCACAGCTCGGCGGGGGGCCGGGTGCTGCCCCTCACCTACCTCCAGCAG gTCCGTGGGCTTGCTGACCACTACGGAATGCAGGTGCACATGGACGGAGCGCGGCTGATGAATGCGGCGGTGGCCCAGGACGTGGACCCAGCTCGGATCACCCAGCACTGCGACTCCGTGTCCCTCTGCTTCTCCAAG GGCCTGGGTGCCCCAGCCGGCGCGGTGCTGGCTGGACGCAGGGAGTTTGTCGCTGAGGCCTGGCGTGTGCGGAAGCTGCTGGGCGGGGGGATGCGGCAGGCAGGCGTGCTGGCAGCCGCTGCCCGCGTTGGACTGGAGCACGCGGAGGCGACGCTGCGCAGAGACCACAACAACGCCCGACGCTTTGCTGAAG gcaTCCAGGAGCTGAACTCACCCATCTGCTCTGTCAACCTTGCAGCGGTGGAGACAAACATCGTGATGGTGAGCATCAGGGGGGGCTGGCTGTCCCCCACAGAGCTCTGTGAGCACCTGCGGGCAGTGAGTGAGGAGGAGCTGGCCGAAACCGGCCAGGCTGTCAGTGTCCTGCTGTTCCCCTGGTCAGCACACACCGTGCGCGCGGTCTGGCACCGCGATGTGTCAGCCCGTGACACCGAGCTCGCAAAGAACAAGCTGGAGTTTGTGGCCAGGAAGTGCCAGGAGAAGCTGGCCCTGGGACTGCATCCGACTCCTCCGAGCGCAGGGGGAGCCTGA